GGGAGTCGATCTCCTGACCATGACCCCTGAGCAGCTGCGCGCCATTCGCGGCGTGAAGATCGGCATGGTCTTCCAGGACCCCTTGTCCAGCCTGCACCCCTACTACCGGGTCGGGTGGCAGATCGTGGAGATGCTGCGTGCCCACACCGACATGAAGAAGGACGCGGCCCACCGGCGCGCCGTGGAGCTGCTCGGCATGGTGGGCATCCCCCAACCCAAGCGGCGCGCCGAGGAGTACCCCCATCAGTTCTCGGGAGGGATGCGCCAGCGCGTCATGATCGCCATGGCGCTGGCGCTCAACCCGGCGCTGTTGATCGCCGACGAGCCCACCACCGCCCTCGATGTCACGGTCCAGGCGCAGATCATCGAGCTCATGAAGAAGGTGCAGACCGAATTCGGGACTGCCATCATCATGATCACCCACGATCTCGGGGTGATCGCCGACATGGCCGACGACGTCATGATCATGTACGCGGGACGGGTCATGGAGCAGGTGGACCGGCGCAACGCCTACTACCGGCCGCACCATCCCTACACCGTGGGGCTCCTCGAGTCGCTCCCGGAGGCGAGCCGAGAAGACGAACGCCTCCTGTCCATCCCCGGCCAGCCACCCAGCCTCATCGACCCCCCGTCCGGGTGCGCGTTCCATCCGCGCTGCCGCTTCGTCATGCCCCGATGCCGGGTCGACGAACCCCCGCTTCAGCGCGTGGGCGGCGACTCCGTGCACCACTCGGCGTGCTGGCTCCCCGGGGATCTGCTCGGGGTATCGGCGGAGACCGACGCCGACCGCGCCCGGGCGGCCCTCGAAGCCGGGGGCGGGACCCCGGAGTCCGCCGAGATGTCCAGGCCCGCCGAGCCCACCGGCACCGTCCGGACGGGCCAGACTCTGGACATGGGCGCGGCCGAGGAAGACAACCCATGACCGTGGCGGCGGGCACCGGGCGGACGACCGAGACGGGCGAGCCCCTCCTCAGAGCCGAGAACGTCGTCAAGCACTTCCCCCTCGGCTCGTCCTCCCTCTTCCGACGTTCGAGGGCAGTCGTCCACGCCGTCGACGACGTCACCTTCGACATCCGACGGGGCGAGACCCTCGGGCTGGTGGGCGAGACCGGCTGCGGGAAGTCGACGCTCGCACGCTGTGTCGCCCGCCTGTTCGACCTGACCTCGGGCAGGCTCGTCTTCGACGGCCACGACATCTCGACGCTCAGCCGGCACCAGCTCCGTCCGTACCGGCGCCGGATCCAGATGATCTTCCAGGACCCCTACGGGTCACTCAATCCCCGCCGACGAGTGGGGTCGATCATCGGGGACCCGTTCGCCATCCACGGGATCGAGGAGGGCGGGGAGCGCAAGAGCAAGGTCCAGAACCTGATGGAGCTGGTCGGCCTGAACCCCGAGCACTACAACAGGTTCCCGTCCGAGTTCTCCGGCGGCCAGCGCCAGCGGATCGGCGTCGCCCGGGCGCTCGCCCTCCAACCCGATCTGATCGTGGCCGACGAGCCGGTCTCCGCGCTCGACGTCTCGATCCAGGCCCAGGTGATCAACCTCCTCGCCGCGGTCCAGAGCGAATTCGGGCTTGCCTACCTGTTCATCGCCCACGACCTGTCGGTCGTCCGCCACGTGAGCGACCGCGTGGCGGTGATGTACCTCGGCAAGATCGTGGAGATCGCCGGCCGCCACGATCTCTACACGCGGCCCCGGCACCCCTACACCAAAGCCCTGCAGTCAGCGGTGCCGGTCCCGGACCCTGATCTCGCCGACAAGCGCCGCCGGATCGTGCTCACCGGTGACGTGCCCTCCCCCATCGTCCCGCCGCGGGGGTGTCGCTTCCACCCCCGGTGCCCCAAGGCGCAGCAGCGCTGCAGCGTCGAGGAACCGCGGCTCGAGCCTCTGGCGGGTGACCCCCCCGACCACGGGGTGGCCTGCCACTTTCCTCTGGCCGACGGCGAAGAGCTCCCCGCCGGCGCCGTGCCGCCCGCCGGCGCGTTCGCACCATCGGCACCATCGGCACCGTCCGACACCCTGCCGGCCGCCCCATGACCCAGCGCCTCGCCATCGACGTAGCCGTCGGGGACGGGCTCGGGCCCGTCGGGCCGGCGAAGCGCCCCATTGAGGGTCGCAGCCCGTGGAGGCTCGCGTTCGAGCGCCTCCGCCATGACCGCGTAGCCATCGCATCGTCGGTCGTGATCGTGATCATCGCCCTCATGGCCATCTTCGCACCCGTCGTGGCGCACCTCGTGGGGCACGGGCCCAACGACCAGTACCGCACGACCGGCCTCTCACCCGAGGGCATCCCCGTCGGGCCCAACCTCCGGTTCCTGCTCGGGACCGACGAGCTGGGCCGCGACGTCATGGTCCGTGTCTTCTACGGGGCGCGCATCTCTCTCCTGGTCGGGGTGGTGGCCAGCTCCCTGGCGGTGAGTGTCGGGGTCGTGATCGGCCTGATGGCCGGGTACTTCGGCCGGGTCGTCGACACCGTGCTCACGCGCTTGATGGACGTGAACCTGTCCTTGCCCTACCTCGTGTTCGCCATCGCCCTGATCTCCGTCGTCGGGCCGAGCCTGCTGATCTCGATCGTCGTCATCGCCTTCTTCTCGTTCGCGTCGGTGGGCCGCATCGTGCGGGGCCAGGTCCTGTCGATCAAGGAGAAGGAGTACGTCGAGGCCGCCCGGTCCCTCGGGGCCAGTGACGTGCGGATCATGTTCGTCGACATCCTGCCGAACGTCCTCGCACCGGTCATCGTCTACCTGACGCTGCTCATCCCGCTTTCGATCGTGTTCGAGGCGACGCTCTCGTTCCTCGGGCTCGGGGTGGTCCCCCCCACGCCGAGTTGGGGCGGCATGCTGGCGTCGTCGATCGACTATTACCAGGTCGCCTGGTGGTACGTCGTGTTCCCCGGGCTGGGCCTCCTCGTCACGACACTTTCGTTCAACCTCCTCGGCGACAGCGTGCGCGATGCGTTCGACCCCCGGTACAACCGGTTCTTCGGGACGACGGAGTAGCCGGAGATGGCCCGATTCCTCCTCCGCCGGGTCGCCCTGGGCGTCGTCGTCCTGTGGGTGGTCGCCACGCTCGTGTTCGTCCTGTACTTCGTGGCTCCCCACGACCCCGCCCGCCTCATCGCCGGCCGGCAGGCCACGGCCCAGACGCTGGCCGACGTCAAACGCCGCCTGGGCCTGGACCGGCCCGTGCTGTCGCAGTACGGCAGCTACCTGTGGCGACTCCTGCACGGCAACCTGGGCTATTCGTTCGTCAACCAGGAGCCCGTCACGAGCATCATCAAGCGGGACCTCCCCGTGACCGCGTCCGTTGCGTTCGGTGGTGCCATCCTGTGGCTCGTCATCGGGGTGCTGTCGGGCGTGCTCGCCGCCACGCGTCCCCGGTCGATCGCGGATCGGACGACCACGGCCCTGGCACTGTTCTTCTACTCCATGCCGACCTTCCTGCTGGGTGAGCTTCTCCTGTTGGGGCTGTTCTTCCGCCTGCACCTGGCGGGGGTCGACTTCTTCCCGGGTGGCGGGTACGTCGGCATCACCACCAGCCCGGTCGAATGGGCCCGCCACATGATCCTGCCGTGGATAACCATCGCCCTCGTGACAGCGGCCACCTATTCGCGTTTGACGCGGGGAGCCATGCTCGACGTCCTGGGAGAGGACTACATCCGCACCGCCCGCGCCAAGGGGCTGCGCGAGCGGCGGGTCGTGTACCGTCACGGCCTGCGCAGCGCGCTCACACCGGTGGTGACGCAGTTCGGCATCGACCTCGGGACGCTCCTCGGCGGCATCATCGTGACCGAGGACGTCTTCAGCCTCCCCGGCCTCGGCCAGCAGATCGTGAACTCCATCACGCGCCAGGACCTACCGGTCATCATCGGGCTCGTCATCCTGGCCTCGGCGTTCATCGTGGTCGCCAACATCGCTGTCGACGCCGTGTACGCCGTCCTCGACCCCCGGGTCCGGCTGTCCTGAGCATCGCGCCGCGCTCGGTCCCGGCAAGCGACCACGTGCCACACGCCCCGGGCGCGTGGCACGGTCCGGTCCCGACGGCTCGACCAGTGTCGGCCCTGGCCCTCAGGGTCGTCCTGGCCCTCGCCCTCGCCCTCGCCCTGGCGGCGTGCGCGTCGCCTTCGTCGCGCTCGGTTGCTCCCCGCCCGACGGGAGGCACGGTGCGCTGGGGCGAGCAGCCCGGGTCTCCCCCGAATTTCATCTTCCCGCTCTTGCCGCCCGCCTACTTCAACCTCGCGAACCTCGGACAGTTCCAGTACCTCATGTACCGGCCCCTCTACTGGTTCGGCCAGGGCGGCTCGGGAGGGCCCGACAGCTCGCGATCGCTCGCCGTTCATCCGACGTTCTCCCGTGACCACACCAAGGCGACGGTGGTCATGCGGCCCTACAGGTGGTCCAACGGCGAGACGGTGGACGCCACCGACGTGCTGTTCTGGATGAACCTGTTGCACGCCGCCAAGGCGACGTGGGCGGCCTATGTCACCGGCGGCTTCCCCGACATCGTGACCAGCGTCGTCGTCGACAGCCCGACCACCCTGACCTTCACGTTCGACAAGGCCTACGGCCCCACGTGGCTCACGGACAACGCGCTCTCCCAGATCACCCCGCTTCCCCGTGCCTGGGACGTCACCGCCGCACGGGCAGCCGCCGGGTCGGGGGGCTGCTCCGCCGCCGCCTACGGGTCGGGGGACGGTCCGTGCACAGCCGTGTACCGGTTCCTGTCCGGGCAGGCGGGGTTCGACCCGGCCAACCCGACCGCACCCAACACGGCGTTGTCCACGTACGCCACCAATCCTCTCTGGCAGGTGGTCGACGGGCCCTGGCACCTGAAGTCCTTCGACCGGGCGGGGAACGTGGTGATGGTCCCCAACCCGAAGTACAGCGGCCCCGTCAAGCCGGCAGTGTCGAGATTCCTGGAGGTCCCCTTCGCGACGTATGCAGCCGAGCTCCGGGCCCTCGTGAAGAACCGCATCGACATCGGCTACCTCTCGACCCAGTCCGTGACGCAGACCACCTCGGACCCGACCGTGGCGGCCGGGAACGACCCGCGGCTGACGGGCTTCGACCTGGTGCCCCTGTACCTGGGGTCGATCAACTACATCGTCTACAACTTCGCCTCCACCGGAGCCGGAGGCGCGGCAGGGCCCATCTTCTCCCAGCTGTACGTCCGCCAAGCCATGCAGTCCCTGGTCGACCAGCCCCGGGCGATCCGGAGCATCTTCCATGGCTACGCCTTCCCGACCTACGGTCCCGTCCCGATGTACCCGCGACAGCACAACGACGCGACGAGCGCCGTGCGCCGCAACCCCTACCCGTACGACCCCGCCAGGGCCGTTCGCCTCCTCGCCGGCCACGGATGGCGGGTGATCCGCAACGGCACGTCCGTCTGCATGAACGCGGGAGCGGCCGCCGACGAGTGCGGTACGGGGATTCCCGTCGGCACCAAGCTCGACCTCACCCTGGCATTCG
This is a stretch of genomic DNA from Acidimicrobiales bacterium. It encodes these proteins:
- a CDS encoding ABC transporter permease encodes the protein MTQRLAIDVAVGDGLGPVGPAKRPIEGRSPWRLAFERLRHDRVAIASSVVIVIIALMAIFAPVVAHLVGHGPNDQYRTTGLSPEGIPVGPNLRFLLGTDELGRDVMVRVFYGARISLLVGVVASSLAVSVGVVIGLMAGYFGRVVDTVLTRLMDVNLSLPYLVFAIALISVVGPSLLISIVVIAFFSFASVGRIVRGQVLSIKEKEYVEAARSLGASDVRIMFVDILPNVLAPVIVYLTLLIPLSIVFEATLSFLGLGVVPPTPSWGGMLASSIDYYQVAWWYVVFPGLGLLVTTLSFNLLGDSVRDAFDPRYNRFFGTTE
- a CDS encoding ABC transporter permease, with translation MARFLLRRVALGVVVLWVVATLVFVLYFVAPHDPARLIAGRQATAQTLADVKRRLGLDRPVLSQYGSYLWRLLHGNLGYSFVNQEPVTSIIKRDLPVTASVAFGGAILWLVIGVLSGVLAATRPRSIADRTTTALALFFYSMPTFLLGELLLLGLFFRLHLAGVDFFPGGGYVGITTSPVEWARHMILPWITIALVTAATYSRLTRGAMLDVLGEDYIRTARAKGLRERRVVYRHGLRSALTPVVTQFGIDLGTLLGGIIVTEDVFSLPGLGQQIVNSITRQDLPVIIGLVILASAFIVVANIAVDAVYAVLDPRVRLS
- a CDS encoding ABC transporter ATP-binding protein codes for the protein MPLLEVEDLRVSFPTPDGVVHAVRGVGFVLDRGRTLGVVGESGSGKSVATQTIVGLTQGARVSGHARFEGVDLLTMTPEQLRAIRGVKIGMVFQDPLSSLHPYYRVGWQIVEMLRAHTDMKKDAAHRRAVELLGMVGIPQPKRRAEEYPHQFSGGMRQRVMIAMALALNPALLIADEPTTALDVTVQAQIIELMKKVQTEFGTAIIMITHDLGVIADMADDVMIMYAGRVMEQVDRRNAYYRPHHPYTVGLLESLPEASREDERLLSIPGQPPSLIDPPSGCAFHPRCRFVMPRCRVDEPPLQRVGGDSVHHSACWLPGDLLGVSAETDADRARAALEAGGGTPESAEMSRPAEPTGTVRTGQTLDMGAAEEDNP
- a CDS encoding ABC transporter substrate-binding protein; the encoded protein is MSALALRVVLALALALALAACASPSSRSVAPRPTGGTVRWGEQPGSPPNFIFPLLPPAYFNLANLGQFQYLMYRPLYWFGQGGSGGPDSSRSLAVHPTFSRDHTKATVVMRPYRWSNGETVDATDVLFWMNLLHAAKATWAAYVTGGFPDIVTSVVVDSPTTLTFTFDKAYGPTWLTDNALSQITPLPRAWDVTAARAAAGSGGCSAAAYGSGDGPCTAVYRFLSGQAGFDPANPTAPNTALSTYATNPLWQVVDGPWHLKSFDRAGNVVMVPNPKYSGPVKPAVSRFLEVPFATYAAELRALVKNRIDIGYLSTQSVTQTTSDPTVAAGNDPRLTGFDLVPLYLGSINYIVYNFASTGAGGAAGPIFSQLYVRQAMQSLVDQPRAIRSIFHGYAFPTYGPVPMYPRQHNDATSAVRRNPYPYDPARAVRLLAGHGWRVIRNGTSVCMNAGAAADECGTGIPVGTKLDLTLAFANDAEGLGPLLQAERASWERAGIHVTLAGSPSNKVIDEVTACGGTARCTWQLADWGVGWYFVLDYYPTGEQIFATGALSNLGGYTDATNDANIMQTIVSDTGLARYQDYLATRLPVVFQPDPATSLAEVRKTLQGTAPQNLLLAITPEDWYFQR
- a CDS encoding dipeptide ABC transporter ATP-binding protein; amino-acid sequence: MTVAAGTGRTTETGEPLLRAENVVKHFPLGSSSLFRRSRAVVHAVDDVTFDIRRGETLGLVGETGCGKSTLARCVARLFDLTSGRLVFDGHDISTLSRHQLRPYRRRIQMIFQDPYGSLNPRRRVGSIIGDPFAIHGIEEGGERKSKVQNLMELVGLNPEHYNRFPSEFSGGQRQRIGVARALALQPDLIVADEPVSALDVSIQAQVINLLAAVQSEFGLAYLFIAHDLSVVRHVSDRVAVMYLGKIVEIAGRHDLYTRPRHPYTKALQSAVPVPDPDLADKRRRIVLTGDVPSPIVPPRGCRFHPRCPKAQQRCSVEEPRLEPLAGDPPDHGVACHFPLADGEELPAGAVPPAGAFAPSAPSAPSDTLPAAP